The genomic stretch ACGTGCTGTCGCGCGCGCATTACCTGCCGCTGTTCTCCCGCCTTGGGCCTTACCCGCGTTCGTTGCTGGATCAGGCCGCCAACCGATCGCCGCGGCTGCTGTTCGAATACTGGGCGCATGAGGCTTCATTCGTTCCGGTCCGCTACCAGCCGCTGCTCCGGCACCGGATGGCCGAGGCCGACGATGCCTCGTGGGGACGGATGCGGCAGCTCGCGCGGGAGAAGCCGGACTTCGTCGAGTGGGTGCTCGACGAAGTCAAGAGACTAGGCCCGGTCACTGCCGGTGAGATCCAGGACGACGCGCCGGCGTCCAAGGACCACTGGGGATGGAACTGGTCGGACACCAAGTCCGCCCTCGAATACCTGTTCTGGGCCGGCCGAGTTACGGCAGCCGGCCGCAACAGCTCATTCGCCCGACTCTACGACCTGCCTGAACGGGTGCTGCCTGCCGAAGTCTTCGCCGCGCCGACGCCGTCGGCCGAAGAAAGCTACCGCGAGCTCATCCGACTGGCTGCCCGGGCGCACGGCGTAGGCACCGAGCAGTGCTTCCGAGACTACTTCCGCCTGTCACCCAAACAAGCGCGCACCGCTGTGGCCGAGCTTGTCGAGGCGGGAGAACTGCTGCCGGTCGAGATCGAGGGCTGGAAACGGCCGGCCTTCCTTTTCTGGGACGCGCGCATGCCCAGACGGATCAACGCCCGGGCGTTACTGAGCCCGTTCGATTCACTCGTCTGGGAACGCGCTCGCACCGAAGCGCTGTTCGGTTTCCGGTATCGGCTCGAGATCTACGTGCCCAAACCCAAACGCGTGCACGGTTACTACGTCCTGCCATTCTTGCTCGGCGATCAGCTGGTGGCCCGGGTCGATCTCAAAGCGGACCG from Phytoactinopolyspora mesophila encodes the following:
- a CDS encoding winged helix-turn-helix domain-containing protein, with the translated sequence MARPETLSQAAARRIALAAQGFADSRPVRPDRRTLRRVLDRVALFQIDSVNVLSRAHYLPLFSRLGPYPRSLLDQAANRSPRLLFEYWAHEASFVPVRYQPLLRHRMAEADDASWGRMRQLAREKPDFVEWVLDEVKRLGPVTAGEIQDDAPASKDHWGWNWSDTKSALEYLFWAGRVTAAGRNSSFARLYDLPERVLPAEVFAAPTPSAEESYRELIRLAARAHGVGTEQCFRDYFRLSPKQARTAVAELVEAGELLPVEIEGWKRPAFLFWDARMPRRINARALLSPFDSLVWERARTEALFGFRYRLEIYVPKPKRVHGYYVLPFLLGDQLVARVDLKADRQAGVLRVQAAWAEPEAPGETAAELSAELISMARWLELDDVAVAGHGDLAPALDVAVRRS